From a single Thalassospira sp. ER-Se-21-Dark genomic region:
- a CDS encoding class I SAM-dependent methyltransferase produces the protein MTSMPFSLRMRRLKLGLKTLIGAEPAGYFIPYRYASETAKAVGRPTYPAIETMMDTAAPTMKAWLTKAANYQEAFASFGNATPPEPRWQQSWFPRLDGMMAYVFTREFRPDRIIEIGSGHSTRFYYRAIKDGELDTAFHAIDPAPRADIAKLPITVERTIVQKADPSVFKTLTGADFLSIDSSHILMPGTDVDMLFSSVIPTLPSGAIIHIHDITLPDDYPEIWQWRGYNEQQGVAALLAGGGFEIMWSSAYATTRMRDEVDQSIANGIHLPEGAHETSLWLRKR, from the coding sequence ATGACCTCGATGCCGTTCTCTCTCAGAATGCGCCGCTTGAAACTTGGTTTGAAAACACTGATTGGCGCTGAGCCTGCCGGCTATTTCATTCCTTACCGCTATGCTAGCGAGACGGCAAAGGCTGTTGGTCGCCCGACCTACCCGGCAATCGAAACCATGATGGACACAGCCGCCCCCACCATGAAGGCGTGGCTGACCAAGGCCGCCAATTATCAGGAGGCGTTTGCCAGCTTCGGCAATGCCACCCCGCCGGAGCCACGCTGGCAACAAAGCTGGTTCCCGCGCCTTGATGGCATGATGGCCTATGTCTTTACCCGGGAATTTCGCCCGGACCGGATCATTGAAATCGGGTCGGGTCATTCGACACGGTTTTATTACCGGGCGATCAAGGACGGCGAACTGGATACGGCTTTTCATGCGATTGATCCGGCGCCACGCGCTGATATCGCAAAGCTTCCGATCACCGTCGAACGCACCATCGTGCAAAAAGCCGACCCATCGGTTTTCAAAACACTGACAGGTGCAGATTTCCTGTCGATCGATTCAAGCCACATCCTGATGCCCGGCACAGATGTTGACATGCTTTTTTCATCGGTCATCCCGACCCTGCCGAGCGGGGCGATCATTCATATCCACGATATCACCCTGCCCGATGACTATCCGGAAATCTGGCAATGGCGCGGCTATAATGAACAACAAGGGGTCGCAGCGCTTCTGGCTGGCGGCGGGTTTGAAATCATGTGGTCAAGCGCATATGCAACGACCCGCATGCGCGATGAGGTCGACCAATCCATAGCCAACGGCATACACCTTCCCGAAGGCGCGCATGAAACAAGTCTGTGGCTGCGCAAGCGCTAG
- a CDS encoding 3-phenylpropionate MFS transporter, translating into MNTPNATRSSKPSPATDPDRMKTAATLALFFSGLFLIQGVFLPYWPVWLKSQGLSAAEIGILLSLPNWVRVFADPLIAQRADRTGNRKTPMMWLAGIYVLSILAFPISSDFWWLATLSVVIGFTFSPLLPLGTTITVHECKARELDYGRVRLWGSLAFILASYGAGWVLDGTSTEWIVWMLFVAGIVNFAITTRMPDPQTDRPLRSGSSLMYLLRKPVFLIYLACIGFAQGAHGTYYAFASVHWESAGYSHEMIGVFWSIGVIAEIVLFAVAGRFVRGRHPGILFAIGAGSGILRWIVLGTTDNLWLIILVQPLHAMTFGITHLAAVSFIARAIPQQLATSAQSLMATLSMGVFLGSSIWISGPLYEQFGSQVYYLMAVFSAISMGFAIVLTRTWRGEDQTFCN; encoded by the coding sequence ATGAACACACCAAACGCCACACGATCATCGAAACCGTCACCAGCCACCGATCCGGATCGCATGAAAACAGCGGCAACGCTGGCCTTGTTCTTTTCCGGACTGTTTCTGATTCAGGGGGTTTTTCTACCCTATTGGCCGGTCTGGCTAAAATCCCAGGGATTATCGGCGGCCGAGATTGGCATCCTGCTTTCACTGCCGAACTGGGTGCGCGTCTTTGCCGATCCGTTGATTGCCCAACGCGCTGATCGCACCGGCAATCGCAAAACCCCGATGATGTGGCTAGCCGGGATCTATGTGTTATCCATTCTGGCCTTCCCGATCTCGAGCGATTTCTGGTGGCTTGCCACCCTGTCGGTCGTGATCGGCTTTACCTTCTCGCCGCTCCTGCCGCTTGGCACGACCATCACGGTGCACGAATGCAAGGCGCGTGAACTTGATTATGGGCGCGTGCGGCTGTGGGGTTCGCTTGCCTTCATTCTGGCGTCCTATGGGGCGGGCTGGGTTCTGGATGGAACATCGACGGAATGGATCGTCTGGATGCTGTTTGTTGCGGGGATCGTGAATTTTGCGATTACCACCCGTATGCCTGACCCGCAGACAGATCGCCCGCTCAGGTCCGGTTCGTCGCTGATGTATCTGCTGCGTAAACCGGTTTTCCTGATCTATCTCGCCTGCATCGGGTTTGCCCAGGGTGCTCATGGCACCTACTACGCCTTTGCCTCCGTCCATTGGGAATCCGCCGGTTACTCGCATGAGATGATTGGCGTTTTCTGGTCAATTGGTGTGATTGCCGAGATTGTTCTGTTTGCCGTCGCCGGGCGGTTTGTCCGTGGTCGCCATCCCGGTATCTTGTTTGCGATTGGTGCGGGATCAGGAATTTTGCGCTGGATTGTGCTGGGCACAACCGACAATCTATGGTTGATTATTTTGGTTCAACCCCTTCATGCCATGACATTCGGGATCACACATTTGGCCGCTGTCAGTTTTATCGCCCGCGCCATACCGCAACAACTTGCCACCTCGGCACAAAGCCTGATGGCGACATTGTCCATGGGCGTTTTCCTTGGTAGCAGCATCTGGATTTCCGGCCCGCTGTATGAACAGTTCGGATCGCAGGTCTATTACCTGATGGCGGTATTTTCGGCGATTTCGATGGGATTTGCGATTGTGCTGACGCGGACCTGGCGCGGAGAGGATCAGACTTTTTGCAACTGA
- the mnmC gene encoding bifunctional tRNA (5-methylaminomethyl-2-thiouridine)(34)-methyltransferase MnmD/FAD-dependent 5-carboxymethylaminomethyl-2-thiouridine(34) oxidoreductase MnmC has product MTANDVTRLAEGDEPRPAGEITWQDGNVPFSPHFGDIYFNPKDGLAETRYVFLEGNNLPSAWQDRENFVIGETGFGTGLNFLAAWQCWGTDPNRSKRLHFVSVEKYPLSRDDMIRSHQSWPELSQYSNQLAEIWPHETMLPGVHRFFLADGNVSLTLLIGDAIECWSGYDGNIDCWFLDGFAPARNPDMWHPDLFAALASTSNPRGASLATFTAARIARDGLESAGFEISKRKGFGYKRDMITATLSAPVGDSDDASDLFEIADDPWFNLPRPKKTKSVAVIGGGLAGSACADALKARGVAVTLFEKADELASAASGNPIGMLEPYLTVDDAIMGRFYEAGYRFSHRKIKKLADQGLVEADFCGVIDLATSDRKRERLDGLIARLGDKPDLVEALDCDQASERFGLPLPSGGVFYPSAGWVNPPSVVRAFSDGIDVRLSTTITAIGDAEQGKVLTDENGFSYGPFDAVIIAGAHETQMLSQTSWLRDHLNPVRGQISFLPEEIVANFDDGSAIKCVLSHKGYVTPARDGMHVFGATFGRDDAHTDLREDDHAFNINQLGKVLPDVAAKLLPDMLQGRASLRTTTADHLPLIGPAPDFDAYLASYGEIDKGKKGARYIDAPYHKDVYICTGFGARGLIGAPLAAEILASEICDMPLPLEKALMHAIHPARFIIRGLKRRQLTA; this is encoded by the coding sequence ATGACGGCAAACGATGTCACCAGGCTGGCAGAAGGTGATGAACCAAGACCTGCCGGTGAAATAACCTGGCAGGATGGCAATGTGCCTTTCTCTCCGCATTTTGGTGATATCTATTTCAATCCCAAGGATGGGCTTGCTGAAACGCGCTATGTGTTTCTTGAGGGCAACAACCTTCCATCTGCCTGGCAGGACCGCGAAAACTTTGTCATTGGCGAAACCGGCTTTGGCACCGGACTGAACTTTTTGGCCGCGTGGCAATGCTGGGGCACTGATCCCAACCGATCCAAACGCCTGCATTTCGTTTCCGTTGAAAAATACCCGCTGTCGCGCGATGACATGATCCGCTCGCACCAAAGCTGGCCGGAACTATCACAATATTCCAACCAGCTTGCCGAAATCTGGCCACATGAAACCATGTTGCCCGGTGTGCACCGGTTTTTCCTTGCCGATGGCAATGTCAGTCTGACGCTTTTGATCGGCGATGCGATTGAATGCTGGTCTGGCTATGACGGGAATATTGATTGCTGGTTTCTTGATGGCTTTGCGCCCGCGCGCAATCCCGATATGTGGCATCCGGACCTGTTTGCTGCACTTGCCAGCACGTCCAACCCGCGTGGTGCAAGCCTTGCGACTTTTACTGCCGCACGCATTGCCCGTGACGGCCTGGAAAGTGCGGGATTTGAAATCAGCAAGCGCAAAGGGTTTGGCTATAAACGCGACATGATCACGGCGACGCTTTCGGCACCGGTTGGTGACAGCGACGATGCGTCGGACCTTTTCGAAATCGCCGATGATCCTTGGTTTAACCTGCCCCGCCCCAAGAAAACCAAATCTGTCGCCGTTATCGGTGGAGGGCTTGCCGGTTCGGCCTGCGCGGATGCCTTAAAGGCGCGTGGCGTTGCCGTAACCCTTTTTGAGAAGGCAGATGAACTGGCCAGCGCGGCATCGGGCAATCCGATTGGCATGTTGGAGCCCTATCTGACCGTTGATGATGCCATCATGGGCCGGTTTTATGAGGCTGGTTATCGTTTCAGCCATCGCAAGATCAAAAAACTCGCCGATCAGGGATTGGTCGAGGCTGATTTCTGCGGCGTGATTGATCTTGCCACCAGTGACCGCAAACGTGAACGGCTTGATGGCCTGATCGCGCGCCTTGGTGACAAACCCGACCTTGTTGAGGCGCTTGACTGTGATCAGGCCTCAGAACGATTTGGCCTACCCTTGCCCTCTGGCGGTGTTTTCTATCCATCCGCCGGCTGGGTTAATCCGCCTTCGGTGGTGCGGGCCTTTTCAGATGGCATTGATGTGCGGCTTTCAACAACCATCACGGCCATTGGCGATGCTGAACAAGGCAAAGTCCTGACCGATGAAAACGGGTTTTCCTATGGGCCGTTTGATGCCGTTATCATCGCTGGCGCGCATGAAACGCAGATGCTGTCTCAGACAAGCTGGCTTAGAGACCACCTGAACCCTGTTCGCGGTCAGATCAGCTTTTTACCAGAAGAAATCGTGGCAAACTTTGACGATGGTTCCGCTATTAAGTGCGTACTGAGCCACAAGGGCTATGTGACGCCAGCCCGCGATGGCATGCATGTATTTGGGGCCACCTTTGGGCGTGACGATGCGCATACGGACCTGCGCGAAGATGACCACGCCTTTAACATCAACCAGCTTGGTAAAGTCCTGCCCGATGTTGCGGCAAAGCTTTTGCCTGACATGCTGCAAGGCCGGGCATCCTTGCGAACGACAACGGCGGATCACCTGCCCCTGATCGGTCCTGCGCCGGATTTTGACGCCTATCTTGCGTCATATGGCGAGATCGACAAGGGCAAAAAAGGCGCGCGATATATCGATGCGCCCTACCACAAAGACGTGTATATCTGTACCGGTTTTGGGGCCCGCGGACTGATTGGCGCCCCGCTCGCCGCCGAGATTCTTGCCAGTGAGATTTGCGACATGCCCCTGCCTCTGGAAAAAGCGCTGATGCATGCCATTCATCCGGCGCGTTTCATCATTCGCGGCCTCAAGCGTCGGCAACTCACCGCATGA
- a CDS encoding ABC transporter permease, producing the protein MLTYLARRLFVMIPTLFMISVLVFVIIQLPPGDFLTTYLNELQAQGEAVDPAKIEFLKRQYGLDQPIYIQYAEWAWGLLQGDLGFSFEYNLPVSDVVGDRLWLSLVLNFSTVIFIYIVSFPIGIYSATRQYSWGDYGFTLLGFLGLAMPNFLFALILLYYANVVFGTSIGGLMDPEYINQGWSLSKMMSVVEHLWAPVVVIGTSGTAAMIRRLRANLLDELGKQYVVTAHAKGLSPTKVLFKYPLRMALNPFIADIGNILPQVVSGSVLVSVVMSLPTTGPMLLTALQSQDMYLAGSFLMFLALLTVVGMFVSDVLLAWLDPRIRLQGGVGN; encoded by the coding sequence ATGCTGACTTATCTGGCAAGACGGCTTTTCGTGATGATACCCACGCTGTTTATGATCAGCGTGCTGGTGTTTGTCATCATTCAGCTGCCACCCGGCGACTTTCTGACCACATATCTCAACGAGCTTCAAGCACAGGGCGAGGCGGTTGATCCGGCAAAGATCGAGTTTCTCAAACGCCAGTACGGCCTGGATCAACCGATCTATATTCAATACGCCGAATGGGCCTGGGGGCTTCTGCAAGGCGATCTCGGTTTTTCGTTTGAATATAACCTGCCTGTGAGCGATGTGGTCGGTGATCGGCTTTGGCTGTCGCTGGTACTGAATTTCAGCACGGTTATCTTCATCTATATCGTCAGCTTCCCCATCGGGATCTATTCGGCAACCCGTCAATATAGCTGGGGCGACTACGGGTTTACCTTGCTCGGCTTCCTTGGGCTTGCCATGCCGAATTTCCTGTTTGCCCTGATCCTGCTTTATTACGCAAACGTCGTTTTCGGAACATCAATCGGTGGTCTGATGGATCCGGAATACATCAACCAAGGCTGGTCATTGTCCAAGATGATGTCGGTCGTTGAACATCTTTGGGCACCGGTCGTGGTTATTGGCACGTCCGGTACAGCCGCCATGATCCGCCGTCTTCGCGCCAACCTGCTTGATGAACTGGGCAAGCAATATGTGGTTACAGCCCATGCCAAGGGGCTGTCACCGACCAAGGTACTGTTTAAGTATCCTTTGCGCATGGCGCTTAACCCGTTCATCGCAGATATCGGTAACATCCTGCCGCAGGTGGTGTCGGGTTCGGTTTTGGTGTCGGTGGTGATGTCACTACCCACCACTGGCCCGATGTTGCTTACGGCATTGCAAAGTCAGGATATGTATCTTGCTGGTTCCTTCCTGATGTTCTTGGCCCTTTTGACGGTTGTGGGCATGTTTGTTTCCGATGTGTTGCTTGCCTGGCTTGACCCGCGTATTCGCCTGCAGGGAGGGGTAGGGAATTGA
- a CDS encoding ABC transporter permease → MSKETEKRNEHFVDSAPFDPWDREELTPEQEKYFLASQWQLMWWRLKRHRLAYFSLIVLAIMYASVFIVEFIAPYAQETRNSEYIHHPPQGVHLFHEGEFVGPFTYGTDFSVNMETLKPTYTVNPDRIEPLRFFCSGDEYEFWGMIDMDFHFVCPSEDGTLFMFGTDRLGRDMLSRMIYGARVSLTIGLVGISVSFLLGILIGGAAGYYGGWVDSTAQRAIEVIRSLPEIPLWMALSAALPVTWSPILIYFGITIILGLIDWTGLARAVRSKLLALREEDYALAARLMGAKPKRIIARHLLPNFASHLIASVTLSIPNMILGETALSFLGLGLRAPVTSWGVLLNEAQNINAVAVYPWLMLPVVPVVVVVLAFNFLGDGLRDAADPYKN, encoded by the coding sequence TTGAGCAAGGAAACCGAAAAGCGCAACGAACATTTTGTCGATTCAGCACCCTTTGATCCCTGGGATCGCGAGGAACTGACGCCTGAGCAGGAAAAGTATTTCCTTGCCTCGCAGTGGCAATTGATGTGGTGGCGGTTGAAACGGCACCGGCTGGCGTATTTTTCACTGATTGTTCTGGCGATCATGTACGCGTCGGTCTTTATCGTCGAGTTCATTGCACCCTATGCGCAGGAAACCCGCAATTCTGAATATATCCATCACCCGCCGCAGGGTGTTCATCTGTTCCATGAGGGCGAATTTGTTGGGCCTTTTACCTATGGCACCGATTTCTCCGTCAATATGGAAACACTCAAACCGACTTACACGGTCAATCCGGACCGGATAGAGCCATTGCGCTTTTTCTGTTCAGGGGATGAGTATGAATTCTGGGGCATGATCGATATGGACTTCCATTTCGTCTGCCCGTCTGAGGACGGTACGCTGTTCATGTTTGGCACCGACAGGCTTGGTCGGGACATGTTGTCACGCATGATCTATGGCGCGCGGGTTTCGCTGACCATTGGTCTGGTTGGTATTTCCGTCAGTTTCCTTCTCGGTATCCTGATCGGTGGGGCGGCCGGGTATTACGGTGGCTGGGTTGATTCAACAGCCCAGCGTGCGATTGAAGTCATCCGGTCCTTGCCGGAAATTCCGCTTTGGATGGCGCTTTCAGCCGCATTGCCCGTGACCTGGAGCCCGATCTTAATTTATTTCGGGATAACGATCATTCTTGGCCTGATTGACTGGACGGGGCTTGCACGCGCGGTTCGATCGAAACTGCTGGCGCTTCGTGAAGAAGATTATGCACTTGCCGCACGCCTGATGGGGGCGAAGCCCAAGCGGATTATTGCCCGCCATTTACTGCCGAACTTTGCCAGCCACCTGATCGCCTCCGTGACGTTGTCGATCCCGAACATGATCCTTGGTGAAACCGCGCTGAGCTTCCTTGGGCTTGGCCTGCGCGCGCCGGTGACAAGTTGGGGCGTGTTGCTCAATGAAGCGCAAAACATCAATGCGGTCGCGGTTTATCCCTGGCTGATGTTGCCGGTTGTCCCGGTTGTTGTCGTGGTGCTCGCCTTTAACTTCCTGGGCGATGGCCTGCGGGATGCGGCGGATCCTTACAAGAACTGA
- the dusA gene encoding tRNA dihydrouridine(20/20a) synthase DusA — MTVNRRISVAPMMDWTDRHDRYFLRQISRHTLLYTEMVTTGAILHGGVERHLRYNDAEHPVALQLGGSDPDDLARACEIANDYAYDEINLNCGCPSDRVQNGAFGACLMATPDVVAKCVKSMISASNAPVTVKNRIGIDDQEDYPSLKRFTETVADAGCKTFIVHARKAWLKGLSPKENREVPPLKYELVYQLKQEFPELEILINGGIKTLDETDAHLKHVDGVMIGREAYQNPYVLADVDRRFYGDDAKPLSRHQVVDAMLPYIEEHLKEEHGTIGHVTRHMLGLFQQMRGAKQWRRYLSENAHRKGAGTEVVREALALVPEQDDEVLSA, encoded by the coding sequence ATGACTGTTAATCGGCGTATTTCCGTCGCCCCGATGATGGATTGGACGGATCGGCATGATCGCTATTTTCTGCGGCAGATCAGTCGTCATACGTTGCTTTATACAGAAATGGTCACCACGGGTGCCATTCTTCACGGCGGCGTGGAACGTCATTTGCGCTATAACGATGCCGAACACCCGGTTGCGCTTCAGCTCGGCGGCAGCGACCCGGATGATCTGGCGCGCGCCTGCGAAATCGCCAATGACTATGCCTATGATGAAATCAATCTGAATTGCGGCTGCCCGTCTGATCGTGTGCAGAACGGCGCCTTTGGTGCCTGCCTGATGGCAACACCAGATGTCGTTGCGAAGTGCGTGAAATCGATGATTTCGGCCAGCAACGCCCCAGTCACAGTCAAGAACCGCATCGGCATTGACGATCAGGAAGACTACCCGTCGCTTAAACGCTTTACCGAAACGGTTGCCGATGCTGGCTGTAAAACCTTTATCGTTCACGCGCGCAAGGCGTGGCTCAAGGGCTTATCTCCCAAGGAAAACCGTGAAGTTCCGCCGCTAAAGTACGAATTGGTCTATCAGCTCAAACAGGAATTCCCGGAGCTTGAAATCCTGATCAATGGTGGCATCAAGACGCTTGATGAAACCGACGCGCATCTGAAACATGTCGACGGTGTCATGATCGGGCGCGAAGCCTATCAGAACCCTTATGTTCTGGCAGATGTCGACCGGCGTTTTTATGGCGATGATGCCAAGCCCCTGAGCCGCCATCAGGTGGTTGACGCCATGCTGCCCTATATCGAAGAACACCTGAAAGAAGAACACGGCACCATTGGCCATGTTACCCGCCATATGCTGGGCCTGTTCCAACAAATGCGCGGTGCGAAACAATGGCGCCGTTATCTGAGCGAAAACGCCCATCGCAAAGGTGCAGGTACTGAAGTCGTGCGCGAAGCCCTGGCCCTTGTCCCCGAACAGGATGACGAGGTCCTGTCTGCATGA